A section of the Thermotoga caldifontis AZM44c09 genome encodes:
- the galT gene encoding galactose-1-phosphate uridylyltransferase — protein MPEFRKDPVLKRWVIIATERAKRPHDFARPKVEEKPAFCPFDYGNEHTTPPEVLAFRPPDTAPNTPGWWVRVVPNKFGAVNPNLSPKRYGVGMFDAMDGFGYHEVIVETPDHDTHLALMDYKQVEEVVWAYKQRYESIAQDGRIEYILIFKNHGRDAGASLQHPHSQLIALPIVPKRVQEELAGSKEYYSYKERCVFCDIVNQELERKERVVEENEDFVSIEPFAARFPCETWIMPKHHSHNFGSITEREVRNFARILKNTLYRIYVALDNPPYNFMLHTAPTDGEGKEYYHWHLEIVPRLTNVAGFEWGSGFYINPMPPEEAAKYLRAVEIK, from the coding sequence ATGCCTGAGTTCAGGAAAGATCCCGTGCTGAAACGCTGGGTCATCATTGCCACCGAGAGGGCCAAACGGCCGCACGATTTTGCCCGTCCAAAGGTTGAGGAAAAACCCGCGTTCTGCCCGTTCGATTACGGTAACGAGCACACGACACCTCCAGAGGTGCTGGCATTCAGACCACCAGACACGGCTCCCAACACTCCTGGCTGGTGGGTTAGGGTCGTACCGAACAAGTTCGGGGCAGTTAATCCGAACCTTTCTCCGAAGCGCTACGGTGTAGGTATGTTCGATGCGATGGACGGTTTTGGATATCACGAGGTGATCGTTGAAACTCCTGATCACGACACACACCTCGCTCTGATGGATTACAAACAGGTGGAAGAGGTCGTTTGGGCATATAAACAACGTTATGAAAGCATTGCGCAGGATGGTAGGATCGAATACATTTTGATATTCAAGAATCACGGTCGCGATGCGGGTGCTTCCCTGCAGCATCCACACAGTCAGCTCATCGCTCTACCGATAGTACCCAAGAGAGTTCAGGAGGAACTGGCCGGATCAAAGGAATACTACTCATACAAAGAGAGATGCGTGTTCTGCGATATAGTGAATCAGGAACTCGAAAGAAAAGAGCGAGTGGTTGAAGAAAACGAAGATTTCGTTTCGATAGAGCCTTTTGCGGCGAGGTTCCCCTGTGAAACGTGGATAATGCCCAAGCATCATTCGCACAACTTCGGAAGCATAACCGAAAGGGAAGTAAGAAACTTCGCGAGGATCCTGAAAAATACTCTGTATCGCATTTATGTTGCTCTGGACAATCCACCGTACAATTTCATGTTGCACACCGCTCCCACGGATGGGGAAGGGAAAGAATATTATCACTGGCATCTCGAGATAGTCCCGCGTTTGACCAACGTTGCCGGTTTTGAGTGGGGTTCAGGTTTTTACATAAACCCGATGCCTCCCGAGGAAGCGGCGAAGTACTTACGGGCGGTTGAAATAAAATAA
- a CDS encoding glycogen synthase, with product MKIAMVAYEVYPFAKVGGLADVLGALPKAIEKSGAKVAIFMPFHKVVVKNSQKFGYQLTEVAKSIPVENVQTKETFDLYESQLPGSNVPVYLIANEYYFSAENVYEGPDLAEQSIFFCAAFIQAMKHLSQQFDIVHAHDWQTGLVPVYLKTLYRMDPFFTRTAIVFTIHNLGYQGIFSPNYMKFAGLPGYLFNIDGLEFYGKINFLKGGILFSDIVTTVSPTYAQEIQTEEYGEKLDGVLRLRSDDLYGILNGIDYEEFDPATDRRIYVNYDLNSLEKKYENKKMLQRDLNLPVKENVPLIGMINRLVDQKGLDLIEKIADYLFLFDLQFVVLGTGEKKYEEMFQRLQQKYPDKVSANIKFDIDLAQKIYAGCDMFLMPSRYEPCGLGQMYSLRYGTIPIVRYTGGLADTVKEFDPETGTGNGFGFREYDPAHLLMAIAKASYFYRNEKQHWKRIVQNAMQTDVSWERSAKHYLRVYQEALKKRRV from the coding sequence GTGAAAATCGCGATGGTCGCTTACGAGGTCTATCCCTTTGCCAAAGTTGGGGGACTTGCGGATGTGCTCGGGGCACTGCCAAAGGCCATAGAAAAAAGTGGGGCAAAAGTTGCCATATTCATGCCGTTCCACAAGGTCGTGGTGAAGAACAGCCAAAAGTTCGGTTATCAGTTGACTGAGGTGGCCAAGTCTATCCCCGTGGAGAACGTGCAGACAAAAGAGACGTTCGATCTGTACGAGTCACAGTTGCCAGGTTCCAATGTACCAGTGTACCTCATCGCGAACGAGTACTATTTTTCTGCCGAGAATGTTTACGAGGGACCAGATCTGGCTGAGCAATCCATATTCTTCTGTGCAGCTTTCATTCAGGCTATGAAGCACCTTTCGCAGCAGTTCGACATCGTTCATGCGCACGATTGGCAGACGGGGTTGGTACCCGTTTATCTGAAAACACTCTACAGGATGGATCCGTTCTTTACCCGCACTGCGATCGTCTTCACGATCCACAATCTGGGTTATCAGGGTATCTTCAGCCCAAACTACATGAAATTCGCAGGCCTTCCGGGATACCTGTTCAACATAGATGGGCTCGAATTCTACGGAAAGATCAATTTCTTGAAGGGTGGAATACTCTTCAGCGACATCGTCACGACTGTGAGCCCCACCTACGCCCAGGAGATCCAAACCGAAGAGTACGGTGAAAAGCTCGATGGTGTCTTGAGGCTCAGGTCCGACGATCTGTACGGCATACTTAACGGGATAGATTACGAAGAATTCGACCCTGCGACAGACAGGAGAATATACGTGAATTACGATCTCAACAGTTTGGAAAAAAAGTACGAAAACAAGAAGATGCTGCAGAGAGACCTCAATCTTCCAGTTAAAGAAAACGTACCGTTGATCGGCATGATCAACAGGCTCGTGGATCAGAAGGGATTGGATCTCATTGAGAAAATAGCGGATTATCTGTTCCTCTTCGATCTGCAGTTCGTTGTGTTGGGCACGGGTGAGAAAAAGTACGAAGAAATGTTCCAGCGTCTCCAGCAGAAGTATCCGGACAAGGTGTCGGCCAACATAAAGTTCGATATAGACCTCGCACAGAAAATCTACGCGGGTTGCGACATGTTCCTGATGCCCTCCCGCTACGAACCTTGCGGTTTGGGACAGATGTACAGTCTCAGGTATGGGACCATACCCATCGTGCGGTATACGGGTGGTCTGGCCGACACGGTGAAAGAATTCGATCCGGAAACCGGAACTGGGAACGGATTCGGGTTCAGAGAGTATGACCCCGCTCATCTGTTGATGGCAATCGCAAAGGCATCGTACTTTTACAGGAACGAGAAACAACATTGGAAAAGGATAGTCCAGAATGCGATGCAAACCGACGTGTCTTGGGAGCGTTCCGCGAAGCATTATCTCAGGGTTTACCAGGAAGCTTTGAAAAAGCGTAGGGTATGA